A region of the Amycolatopsis sp. cg13 genome:
ATCTCCGAGGCCCTGACCAACGCGACGAAGCACGCCAACGCGATGCGTGCGGAGGTGACGGTCCGTCAGGTCGGCGAGGTATTGCGAGTGCGCGTCACCGATGACGGGCTGGGCGGTGCCGACGCCTCCTCAGGCTCGGGGCTGACCGGGCTGGCCAAGCGGGTCGGTTCCCTCGACGGGGCCTTTCGCGTCAGCAGCCCCGTCGGCGGGCCCACCACGATCACCGCGGAGCTGCCGTGCGCGCGGTGATCGCCGAGGATTCGGTGTTGTTGCGCGTCGGCCTGATCAAGGTGCTGGAGGCGGGCGGGTTCGAGGTCGTCGCGGAAGCCGGCGACGCGGAGGGACTGCTGGCGGCAGTGGCGGAGCACCAGCCCGAACTCGCTCTGATCGACGTCAGGATGCCGCCCAGCTTCACCGACGAGGGCGTGCGGGCGGCGATGGAGATCCGCCGGCGCTGGCCGGGGACGCCGGTGGTGCTGCTTTCGCAGTACGTGGAGGAGCGGTACGCGGCCGACCTGCTGTCCGCGAACACCAGCGGCGTGGGCTACCTGCTCAAACAGCGGGTCGCCGATGTCGCCGACTTCGTGGCGGCGGTCCGGCGGGTGGCCGACGGGGGCACGGCCTTGGACCCGCAGGTCATCGCCCAGCTGCTGCTGCGGCGCGACAGCGACCCGCTCGCCCGGCTGACTCCCCGCGAACGGGACGTGCTCGGTCTGATGGCCGAGGGACGCTCCAATGCTGGCATCTCGCAGTCGCTGGTGATCAGCGAGAGCGCGGTGGCGAAGCACATCAACAACATTTTCGCCAAGCTCGACCTGCCCGTGGCCGACGCGGACCACCGCCGAGTCCTGGCCGTGCTGCGGTTTCTCGGAGCGTCCCGGGCCTGATCTCCCTGTCTGTGAGGGGAACCCTGAGGGAATCAGATTCCCTCAGGGTTCCCCTCACGGACCTCCGCATAGCGCGCCGGCACCGGACCGCGAGCGCCGATCACGTCGCGAGCCCTTCCACCCGGTGGCTCGGCCGGGGCAAGGCCCGGGTCGCGAGAACCGCGCAGACCACCGCCAGCGGCACCTCGGCGAAGACCGCCATCAGCACCGCCAGCGTGAAGTCCGAACCAGGGGAGGCCGTCATGGTGTCGAACCAGGCGTCGGCCAGCAGCAGGGCCGAGGTCGCGGCGGCGGTCAGGCAGGCCCGGCGGTCGCCGCGTCTGAGGAGCAGTCCGGTGGACAGCAGACCGAGCGCCTCGAGGCTGTCCAGCCCGGTCCACGTCCATGCCCAGTGCGCGGCCTGAGCGGTGGACGGCAGTTCGGTGTGCAGGAAGACCAGCCAGGGAATCATCGCCAGCCCGAGCACAGTGAGAACCGTAGCCGCCCGGCGAAGCACCAGAGGGAACGGCGAAGCGGCCTTCGGCAGGATCCGCGGGACACCGCTCGCCATGACACTCCCTCCGGTGCCCGCCCCTCGAGCACCACATCAGGATGTCTTCGCGGCGTGCCCGAGGCAGTAACGCTCCTATCCGACTTGATGGTGGCAGTAGGTACACCTCCCGCCAGAACTAATCCGCGTCCCGGAGATCAGGCATATCTCTGAGCTGCCTCCGTGACGTGATACCCAGCTTGCGAAAGATATTACGAAGGTGCGCATCTACCGTCCGAGGACTGAGGAACAACCGCGTAGCGACCTCTTTGGACGTTGCCCCCGCGGCGACCTCGCGGGCGATGTGCATTTCCTGCATGGTCAACCGGTCATAGGTATGCGAGGAACGGTTGCGCGCGACCTCCCCGGTAGCGCGCAGCTCATCGGCCGCCCGTCGCGTGAACGCCGCCAGCCCGATCTTCGACAGCTGCTCATGCGCGACCCGCAGATGCTCGCGTGCGTCGCGACGGCGGCCCGCGCGGCGCAGCCATTCCCCGTACCGCAGGTGTGCCCGCGCGATCTGCACGGGAAGCGGACTGCCCGTCAAATACGAGAACGCCGTGAGATAGTCGTCTTCCGCGTCGGTGACCATCGCCCGCGCACCTGCCGCGACACCGAGCGCGAAGTCGGTGCCAGCGGATTCCGTGCGCTCCACCAACGCATCCAGTGCCGACCGCGCGACGGTGTCTTCCCCGCATCGCACGGCTGCTTCGATCTGTTCGGGCAGCGCGATGCCGGTGAGGAAGAGGTCACCGCTCGCGACGGCCTGCGTCGCGGCTTCGAAAGCGGCGGGATATTCGCCAAGGCCGTTGTACAGCACGGCCATCGCCCAGTGGGCGTTCGCGGTCAGCTGCCCGGTGGGTCGGCTCGTGGCCTCGGCGAACAGGTCGAGCACCTCCTGCTTGCGGCCGCGCATCGCCGCCAGGTGCACTCGCGGGTAGAGCTGCGGCGGATCGCCGAGAGCGTCGGCGACGGCTTCCTCCTCGGCGATCGCGGCCATCGCCTGGCCGAAGTTCCCGGTGAGCACCGCATAAACCGCTGCTTGCGACAGACCGAGCCGGATGGTCATCGGCGATCCGGTGGACTCTCCGGCGCGCGTCAGCCAGTCGATGATCGTCCGGTGCAGGTCGAGGTCCCACAGTTCGCCCGCGAGCACGGTGGCCAGCGCGGGCGTGCGGGTCCAGCCCGCGTCGTCGCCGGTGAGGACCTGCCGGATGGCGGGCACCCCGGTGCGGTGGCCCTCGGTGGTCAAGCGCACGAGCGCGGCCAGCAGATCCGGCGGTCCGGACAGGGGTGCGGCGGCGAGCACCCGGTCCAGCACTCCCGCGGCCCGCCCGACGACCAGCCCCATTTCGAGCGCCGCCACCAGGAACTCGCGCGACCGTTCCGGATCGCTGTCCGCGAGCTGCTGCGCGGCGTGCAGGATGATTTCCGGACCGCGAACCGCCCCGTCCGCGCCTTGGACGAAGGCGATCTGCCCGCGCAACAGATCGACCGAGGCGTGCTGCGGAAGCGCCAGCGTTGAGATGTCAATGCTGGTCAGCAGGTCTGCGGCGGCGTCGGTCCGGCCTGCCGCGAGCGTCGCCCGCGCGGCGGCCAGCGTGCGTTCGACCTGCTTGCCGGAGTCGAGCGACAGCGCGGCGGCCCGCTCGAGGAACGCGGCAGCGGCTGCGACACCACCGCGTGCCTGCGCACGGGAAGCCGACAGCTCCAGCTCCGCCGCGACCTCCTCGTCCGGCCCGGCGGTGGCCTGCGCACGGTGCCAAGCCCGACGGTCGCCCGCAGTGGCCTGGTCGGTGACGTCGGCCAGCGCTCGGTGCGCTGCCTGGCGCTGTTTTGGCTCAGCCGCGCGGTAAGCGGCCGAGCGCGCCAGCGGATGCGCGAAGCGCGCCCGGGTGTCGAACTGGATCAGCCCGGACGCCTCAACATCGGCACTCGCGGCGGGCACGTCGAGGTCCAGCTGTCGCGCGGCTGCCCACAGCAGACCCGGGTCGCCGGTGGGATCGGCGCTCGCGAGGATCAGCAGCTGCCGCGCGTCCGGGGGCAGATCCGCCATTCTCGCGAGGAAACTCCGCTCGATCCGGCTCGCGATCGGCGACGGCGTCGGCAGCGCGTAACCGCCTGCTTTCGGCAGTTCGATCAGGGCCAGCGGGTTGCCGCGGGCTTCGGCGAGCAGACGATCCCGCACCCGCTCGTCCAGCGTCACGGTCTTCTCCTCGGCCAGCAAGGCGCGTGCTTGCGCGTCGCTCAGGCCGCCGACGGTCATGCCCGGCAGTTCGTCCAGCCCCGGGACCGGATCCTGGTCGCGGGCGGCGAACACCATCGCGATCGGCTCGGCCGAGATGCGCCGGGCCAGGAACGTCAACGCCCGCGCCGAGGCGGCGTCCAGCCAGTGCGCGTCGTCGATCACGCACAGCATCGGACGTTCCGCGGCCGCGGTGGCCAGCAGTTCGAGCGCGGCGAGACCGACGCGGAACGGGTCCGGCGCGCCGTCGGCCAGCCCGAAGGCGACCAGGAGGGAGTCGCGGTAGGGCGTCGAGAGGGTGTCGAGGTGCGCCAGCACCGGAACGCACAGCTGGTGCAGCGCCGCGAACGGCAGCTCGCCCTCGAACTCCGACCCGGACGCTCGGATCCGCTGAAACCGCTCCGCTGCCCGTTCGACGTGGTCCAGCAGCGCGCTCTTGCCGATCCCCGGCTCGCCGCGCAGGACGAGCACACCGCCCTCGCCCCGCTCCGCGGCGCTGACCAGCGCGAGAAGGCGCTCGATCTCGTCGTGCCGGCCGATGAGGGAGGACGTCGTGGGCATGGTCCGAACCTTAGGGCAGCGCGGCCGTAGGCGAAGTAGGCGATTGTCACCGACGCGAGCAGAGGGGTGCCCGGGCGATGGTGGTGACAGGCCATCCGAGGAAAGGAATTCCACAATGGACACCGTGCTCGTCACCGGAGCGACCGGAACTGTCGGCTCCGCGCTGATCCCCGCTCTGCAAGCACGCGGCAGCACCGTCCGCGCCATGACCCGGGGCCGTCCTGTTGACGGTGTCGAGACCGCCATCGCCGATCTGCGGGACCCGGCCTCGGTCGCCGCGGCGCTGAAGGGGGTCGACGCGGTGTTCCTGAACAGCCCTTCGGCCCCGGATGCCGCCGAGTTGCAGATCCAGTTCGCCAACCTGGCCCGCGACGCCGGCGTCAACCGGCTCGTGCTGCTTTCCCAGTACGCGGCCCGCGCCGATTCGCCGGTGCGCTTCCTGCGCTGGCACGCCGAAGTCGAGGCGCATGTCGAGAAGATCGGGCTCGACTACACCGTGCTCCGGCCCAATCTCTATATGCAGGCGTTGCTCAACTTCTCCGCCACCATCGCGCAGGGATTCTTCGCCGCGCCGATTGGCGCCGCAGCGGTCAGCGTCATCGACACCAGAGATATCTCAGCTGCCGCCGCTGCCGTACTAACCAGCAGCGGACACTCCGGCCGCACCTACACCCTCACCGGCCCGCGCGCCGTGACCCACACCGAGATCGCCGCCGCCCTTTCGGCCGCCACCGGACGCGACATCGCGTTCCACGACGCACCCGCGGACCAGTTCGCCGCCGCGCTGACCGGCCTGCTTCCGGCGTGGCAGATCGGCGGTCTCGTCGAGGACTACGCCCACTACGCCCGCGGCGAGGCCGCCGAGGTGCACACCTCCGTCGCCGATCTCACCGGTCGCCCCGCGCGCGACCTCACCGATTTCGCCCTGGACTACGCCGCCGCGTTCGCGGCTCTCTGAAAGGAAAATCCGATGATCTGCCACAGCATTCGATTCACCCTCAAGCCTGAGGTCACTCCGGACGAGAAGGCTGAGCTCGTCGCGAAGATGCGCGAGCTGTTCGACGCGATCCCGGCGGTCAAGTCTCGTGTCGTCGGCCCGGATTTCGGCGGGAAGTACGAATACGGCGCCGTCCTGGTGATCGAGGACATCAACGGGTACTCGGACTACATGAACCACCCGGCGCATCTCGAACTGGACCGGCTCGGGCTGCCGTTCGTGGACGAGTTCATGTCGTCCGACATCACCGACGACCCGGACCCGGAGATCGGCGCGAAGATCGCCGAGGTGCACCGGATCCGGTTCGAGAACGTGCCGGACATCGCGGACCTCATCTCCGGTCTCGCCTCGTACACCGGAAGCGCGGCACCCGGCCCGCACGGCAGCTGACGCGGTGTGGCGGGCGTGGTTTCGCTGGTGAACCGCGCCCGCCGCGTTAATTCGTTCGCTCCAGCCCCGGCTTTCCGGTTAGACTGATCGCAGCTGCTGCCGTTCATCGGAGAGGGACATTGATCTTCTGAGGTTCAGAGATACCGCGATCCGGGTTTTCGCCCGTCGCGCGTCTGGCCTCGGATGACGGCAACCAGAATCCCGTCCCGTGATACGCGTGCTGCGCCGCGGTGTCTCCACGTTCATGTCCACCACGAACGAGGAGTTACGCCTATGTCTTCGTCCATTGTGTGCTCAGACCTCAGTTTCGCCTGGCCGGACGGCGAGGTCGTCTTCGACCGGTTCAACCTGACGATCAGCGAGGGCCGCACCGGGCTCATCGGCCTCAACGGTTCCGGAAAATCCACCCTGCTGCGGCTGATTTCCGGGGAACTGCGGCCGACCGGGGGCTCGATCAGCGTGTCCGGCGAACTCGGCTACCTGCCGCAAAACCTGATCCTCGCCGCCCATCGCCGGGTGGACGAGGTGCTCGGCCTGCGGGAGATTCGGGCCGCGCTCGCCGCGATCGAACGCGGGGAAGCCGACGAACGCCATTTCGCGACCGTCGGCGACCAGTGGGACGTCGAGGAACGCACCCGCGCGACGCTCGATCAGCTCGGCCTCGCACAGGTCGGCCTGGACGCGCGGGCGGGCCAGCTGTCCGGCGGCGAACTGATCCTGCTCGGTCTCGCCGCGCAGTTCCTGCGGCAGCCGGAGGTGCTCGTGCTCGACGAACCGACCAACAACCTGGACCTGCGGGCCCGGCGCCGGGTCGGCGAGGCGGTCCGGGCATGGAAAGGCGTGCTGGTGCTGGTATCTCACGACCGCGAGTTGCTGCGCCACGTCGACCGGATCGGCGATCTCCGGTCTGGCGAGGTGACCTTCTACGGCGGGAATCTGGAGGACTACGAGGCCGCGGTGGCCGTCGAGCAGGAGGCGGCGGCGCGGATGATGCGTGCCGCGGAGTCGGATCTCAAACGGCAGAAGCGGGAGCTGATCGAGGCGCGGACCAAACTGGACCGGCGGGCCCGGTACGGCCGGAAACAGTGGGAGAACAAGCGCGAGCCCAAGGTCCGGATGCGCAAACGCCAGGAGGACGCGGAAATCGCGGCGGGCAAGCACCGCACGATGCATCTCGGCAAGGTGGCGGAGGCCAAGGAACGGCTGAAGGAGGCCGAGGACGCGGTCCGCGTCGACGACGAGATCCGGATCGACCTTCCGGAAACCACGGTGCCGTCCGGGAAAGAAGTGCTCACCCTGTCCGATGTGGAGCTTCGGAACGGTCTCGCGGTGAACCTCGCGCTGCGCGGCCCGGAGCGGATCGCCTTGGTCGGGCCGAACGGTTCCGGCAAAACCACACTGCTGCAAACGATCACCGGAGCGATCGAGCCGCGCGCGGGAAGGGTCAATGTCCCGGTTCCGGTGCGCTGGCTGCCGCAACGGCTCGACATTCTCGACGACACGCTGTCCGCCGCGCAGAATGTGGCCCGGGCGGCTCCGTCCGCGTCGAACAACGAGATCCGCGCTCAACTCGCGCGATTCCTGTTGCGCGGCAGGCAGGCGGATCAGGCAGCCGGAAGCCTTTCCGGCGGCGAGCGTTTCCGGGCGACGTTGGCAACGTTGCTGCTGGCGGAACCGGCGCCGCAGCTGCTGTTGCTGGACGAGCCCACCAACAATCTGGACCTCGCCAGCGTCCTGCAACTGTCGGAGGCTCTGAATGCTTACGCTGGAGCCCTTATTGTGGTGAGCCACGACATCCCGTTCCTGCACACAATCGGAGCGACGAGGTGGGTGCGGCTCGGGTCCACAGTGGAGGAAACGATGGTCAGCGGATCGCGGTGAGGAGCGTGACTGCTCCCGCCGCGATCAGCGCCGCCGCGAATCCGGTCCCGCCGCCGAGGTTGGCGACCGTGCTGAACACGGCGACCCCGCCGCCCGCGCCGATGGCGAACCCCACCTCCTGGGTCGCTCCGGCCGCTCCGGCGTGTTCGGCGGTCGAGGCCTCGAACAGCGCGGTGGTCGCCAAGGTGCCGATCGCGCCGTACCCAAACCCGACCAATGCAACCGGAAGCACTGTGTGAGTCAACGGAATCGCGGCTAGCCCGGCAGCCTGAATCGCCAACGCGAAGGACGTCGACGTCCGGCTGCGCAGCCAATTCAGGCTGAACGGCGCGACCAACCCGCCGACCGCGGTGGCCACAGCTTGCGGAGCCAACGCGAAACCCGCTTCAATGGGCGTCCGCCCTTGCGCGTGCTGAAGTTCGAGGCTGACGAGATAGAGACAAGCCGCAGCTGTCGCGGCGGAAACGACAATCCGCGCGAACGACGACGCGAACCCCGGCCGCAGAAACAACCGTACCTGCAACAGAGGTTCCCGAAGCCGGAGCTGTCGGCGCACGAACACAATCCCCGCTGCCAAACCCGCCGCGGTGCACAACAATCCACGCAACGGTGCGACGGCAATTTCCTGCAGCCCGTACACAATCCCGCCGATCGCCGCCACCGACCACAGGAGACTCGGGATCTCCCATCCGGCAGCCGCCTGTCCGACGGATTCGGGCAGCAACCACACCGCCAGCGCGATCGTGAGCGCCGCGAGCGGCACCAGCGCGAGGAAAACCCAGCGCCAGCCCGGCCCCTCGGTCAACAGCCCGCCGACGACCGGCCCCAGCGCGTTCCCCGCTCCCAGTGTCGTGACCCACGACCCGTTGGCGAACGCGAGCGAGCGCCCGGAAAAGAGCGATCCGATCGTGCCGACGACCCCGGCGAGAATCAGCGCGCTGGCCACCCCGAGCAACCCGCGGCACACGATGAGCAACGTCGCGCTGGTGGCGGCCGCAGCCACCGCGTTCAGCACCGCCAACGCGCTCACGCCCAGCAACAGCACGCGTTTCCGCCCGTACCGGTCGCCCGCGCGAGCCGCCCCGACCATCGCGACCGCCAGGGCGAGCGGGTACACGTCGACGATCCACGCGCGCGCCGGCGCGGACACCTGCAGTTCGGCAGCGATCCGCGGCAGCGCGGTGTTGACCATGCCGAGGGCGAGACTTCCGCCGAGCACTCCCGCCAGCAAAGGAATCAGCACGAGCCCGCGCCGTGGTTCCACCCGGGTCAACGCCATGCGACCATCGTGTCCGGGTACCCCGTTGGCCGACAAGTACGGACTTCGCCGTCCTGTACTGACCAAATGGATAGTGAGGAGGCCAGATGCGTCCGCAAACGGAAAAGGCCGTGCGAGCGTGGCGAAGCTCATGCGCCGCCGAGATCACGACGATGGTGCTCGGCGGCGCGTGGAAGCCGAGCATCCTGCACGCGCTGGCCGACCACGGTGTGCTCCGCTTCGGCGAACTCTCGCGCCTGCTGTCGGATCTCACCGACCGGGTCCTGACCCGCCAACTACGCGAACTGGAAGCCGACGGCCTCCTGCGTCGCGTGGTGTACCCGCAGGTGCCGCCGAAGGTCGAGTACAGCCTGACGGAACTGGGTGAAAACGCGCAGGAGGTCCTGAACGCGATGGCGGCGTGGGGCCGGTCGTACGCCGAGAAGCACGACCCCGGTCGGTGATCCGCCGGGCCTTTCCGGCAGCGGATTCTCCGTAGGATCAAGGTCATGAGCGAGCGGGACGAACTGCCGAGCAACTGGGGTCGCTGGGGCGCCGACGACGAACGCGGCACACTGAACCTGATCACCGACGAGGTCCGCGAACGAGCCGGGCGCGAAGTGCGCACCGGCCGCTCGGTCTCCCTCGCGGTGCCGATCCGGCCCGCACCAGTGCTGAGCGGCCCCTTCCCGCCGCGGACCGCCGAAGAGTCGCCGGTGCAGCAGCTCATGCTGTACACCGGAAGCCCCGCGTTCGCGCACGCGGACGCCATGACGGTGACGAACCACCACACCCTGTCCACGCACCTGGACGCGCTGGCGCACATCCCGCAGGACGGGCAGGTGTACCCGGGTCGCCCGGCGAACGAGAGCGTCACGATGGGCGGCGTCGTGCACGGGTCGACCGCGGCGTTCGCCGAAGGGATTGTGACCAGGGGAGTCCTGCTGGATCTCGGCGCCGACGGCCCGGTCCCCGCCGATCGCGCGATCACCGGTCGGGACCTCGATGCCGCGGAGGAACGCTTCGAAGTCCACGTCGAACCCGGCGACGCACTGGTCGCGCGGTTCGGCTGGGTGCGGACGCGCTACCGCGGCAACCCGATGCCCGGCATGAGCGTCGACGCGGTGCGGTGGATGCACGACCGCGGTGTGTCGCTGTATGCCGGAGACCTCTCGGATGCTTACCCGCCCTCGCAACCGTTCGCGATGCACGGGGTGGCCCTCCCGAGGTTGGGCATGCCGTTGATCGACGCCGTGGACGCCGACGAACTCGCCACGGTGTGTGCTGAGCTTGGCCGGTACAGCTTTCTCTTTGTCGCCGCACCGCCGCGGATCCTCGGGTTGACGGGGGTGCCGGTCAATCCGCTCGCGATCTTCTGAGCGGCCTTGGTCTTCCCGGTCGGCCATTTTTTGGTGGCGGCAAGGGCAGTCTCTTGTTCTCGGCGGGCCCCGGCATCGCCATGGACCTGATC
Encoded here:
- a CDS encoding response regulator; translation: MRAVIAEDSVLLRVGLIKVLEAGGFEVVAEAGDAEGLLAAVAEHQPELALIDVRMPPSFTDEGVRAAMEIRRRWPGTPVVLLSQYVEERYAADLLSANTSGVGYLLKQRVADVADFVAAVRRVADGGTALDPQVIAQLLLRRDSDPLARLTPRERDVLGLMAEGRSNAGISQSLVISESAVAKHINNIFAKLDLPVADADHRRVLAVLRFLGASRA
- a CDS encoding Dabb family protein; the protein is MICHSIRFTLKPEVTPDEKAELVAKMRELFDAIPAVKSRVVGPDFGGKYEYGAVLVIEDINGYSDYMNHPAHLELDRLGLPFVDEFMSSDITDDPDPEIGAKIAEVHRIRFENVPDIADLISGLASYTGSAAPGPHGS
- a CDS encoding AAA family ATPase → MPTTSSLIGRHDEIERLLALVSAAERGEGGVLVLRGEPGIGKSALLDHVERAAERFQRIRASGSEFEGELPFAALHQLCVPVLAHLDTLSTPYRDSLLVAFGLADGAPDPFRVGLAALELLATAAAERPMLCVIDDAHWLDAASARALTFLARRISAEPIAMVFAARDQDPVPGLDELPGMTVGGLSDAQARALLAEEKTVTLDERVRDRLLAEARGNPLALIELPKAGGYALPTPSPIASRIERSFLARMADLPPDARQLLILASADPTGDPGLLWAAARQLDLDVPAASADVEASGLIQFDTRARFAHPLARSAAYRAAEPKQRQAAHRALADVTDQATAGDRRAWHRAQATAGPDEEVAAELELSASRAQARGGVAAAAAFLERAAALSLDSGKQVERTLAAARATLAAGRTDAAADLLTSIDISTLALPQHASVDLLRGQIAFVQGADGAVRGPEIILHAAQQLADSDPERSREFLVAALEMGLVVGRAAGVLDRVLAAAPLSGPPDLLAALVRLTTEGHRTGVPAIRQVLTGDDAGWTRTPALATVLAGELWDLDLHRTIIDWLTRAGESTGSPMTIRLGLSQAAVYAVLTGNFGQAMAAIAEEEAVADALGDPPQLYPRVHLAAMRGRKQEVLDLFAEATSRPTGQLTANAHWAMAVLYNGLGEYPAAFEAATQAVASGDLFLTGIALPEQIEAAVRCGEDTVARSALDALVERTESAGTDFALGVAAGARAMVTDAEDDYLTAFSYLTGSPLPVQIARAHLRYGEWLRRAGRRRDAREHLRVAHEQLSKIGLAAFTRRAADELRATGEVARNRSSHTYDRLTMQEMHIAREVAAGATSKEVATRLFLSPRTVDAHLRNIFRKLGITSRRQLRDMPDLRDAD
- a CDS encoding cyclase family protein, with amino-acid sequence MSERDELPSNWGRWGADDERGTLNLITDEVRERAGREVRTGRSVSLAVPIRPAPVLSGPFPPRTAEESPVQQLMLYTGSPAFAHADAMTVTNHHTLSTHLDALAHIPQDGQVYPGRPANESVTMGGVVHGSTAAFAEGIVTRGVLLDLGADGPVPADRAITGRDLDAAEERFEVHVEPGDALVARFGWVRTRYRGNPMPGMSVDAVRWMHDRGVSLYAGDLSDAYPPSQPFAMHGVALPRLGMPLIDAVDADELATVCAELGRYSFLFVAAPPRILGLTGVPVNPLAIF
- a CDS encoding ABC-F family ATP-binding cassette domain-containing protein, producing the protein MSSSIVCSDLSFAWPDGEVVFDRFNLTISEGRTGLIGLNGSGKSTLLRLISGELRPTGGSISVSGELGYLPQNLILAAHRRVDEVLGLREIRAALAAIERGEADERHFATVGDQWDVEERTRATLDQLGLAQVGLDARAGQLSGGELILLGLAAQFLRQPEVLVLDEPTNNLDLRARRRVGEAVRAWKGVLVLVSHDRELLRHVDRIGDLRSGEVTFYGGNLEDYEAAVAVEQEAAARMMRAAESDLKRQKRELIEARTKLDRRARYGRKQWENKREPKVRMRKRQEDAEIAAGKHRTMHLGKVAEAKERLKEAEDAVRVDDEIRIDLPETTVPSGKEVLTLSDVELRNGLAVNLALRGPERIALVGPNGSGKTTLLQTITGAIEPRAGRVNVPVPVRWLPQRLDILDDTLSAAQNVARAAPSASNNEIRAQLARFLLRGRQADQAAGSLSGGERFRATLATLLLAEPAPQLLLLDEPTNNLDLASVLQLSEALNAYAGALIVVSHDIPFLHTIGATRWVRLGSTVEETMVSGSR
- a CDS encoding SDR family oxidoreductase, coding for MDTVLVTGATGTVGSALIPALQARGSTVRAMTRGRPVDGVETAIADLRDPASVAAALKGVDAVFLNSPSAPDAAELQIQFANLARDAGVNRLVLLSQYAARADSPVRFLRWHAEVEAHVEKIGLDYTVLRPNLYMQALLNFSATIAQGFFAAPIGAAAVSVIDTRDISAAAAAVLTSSGHSGRTYTLTGPRAVTHTEIAAALSAATGRDIAFHDAPADQFAAALTGLLPAWQIGGLVEDYAHYARGEAAEVHTSVADLTGRPARDLTDFALDYAAAFAAL
- a CDS encoding winged helix-turn-helix transcriptional regulator, which produces MRPQTEKAVRAWRSSCAAEITTMVLGGAWKPSILHALADHGVLRFGELSRLLSDLTDRVLTRQLRELEADGLLRRVVYPQVPPKVEYSLTELGENAQEVLNAMAAWGRSYAEKHDPGR
- a CDS encoding MFS transporter, translated to MALTRVEPRRGLVLIPLLAGVLGGSLALGMVNTALPRIAAELQVSAPARAWIVDVYPLALAVAMVGAARAGDRYGRKRVLLLGVSALAVLNAVAAAATSATLLIVCRGLLGVASALILAGVVGTIGSLFSGRSLAFANGSWVTTLGAGNALGPVVGGLLTEGPGWRWVFLALVPLAALTIALAVWLLPESVGQAAAGWEIPSLLWSVAAIGGIVYGLQEIAVAPLRGLLCTAAGLAAGIVFVRRQLRLREPLLQVRLFLRPGFASSFARIVVSAATAAACLYLVSLELQHAQGRTPIEAGFALAPQAVATAVGGLVAPFSLNWLRSRTSTSFALAIQAAGLAAIPLTHTVLPVALVGFGYGAIGTLATTALFEASTAEHAGAAGATQEVGFAIGAGGGVAVFSTVANLGGGTGFAAALIAAGAVTLLTAIR